In Amycolatopsis sp. EV170708-02-1, the following are encoded in one genomic region:
- a CDS encoding PLP-dependent aminotransferase family protein, whose amino-acid sequence MAESWSSSGIDVHLDWRPESGRTGLATAIRAAIREGRWQAGAAVPSTRALAQDLGVARGTVTRVYADLAAEGYLRTAQGAPTRVATAGALPASPPRPVPRDPAPRWDLRPGRPNLSAFPRSAWLAATRRALHRAPMTAFDYTAESGAAELRETLAAYLARSRGVIADPARILVCSGFSHAIAILARVLHARGADEIAFENPSLHIYRNIAAANGPRVVGVPVDDHGITVSALDSPAVVVTPAHQYPLGVTLAPRRRAELTRWAEETGAVVIEDDYDGEFRFDHQQVGALQALAPERVVYVGTTSKTLAPSLRLGWMVLPRFLVEPVRTALAESGARPALLDQLALAELIESGAYDQHIRRCRVEYRSRRDRLLAALPDSVLPQGISAGLHLVLQFPGELPKEMEVLAACRRRAIGLEGLSGHWIGEPQREGLIIGYGAAAKHAFGGATQALREAIFEVT is encoded by the coding sequence ATGGCAGAATCATGGTCCAGTTCGGGAATAGACGTCCACCTGGACTGGCGTCCCGAAAGCGGCCGGACCGGGCTCGCGACGGCGATCCGCGCGGCCATCCGGGAAGGGCGCTGGCAAGCGGGCGCCGCGGTGCCCTCGACCAGGGCGCTGGCGCAGGACCTCGGGGTCGCCAGGGGGACGGTCACCCGCGTGTACGCCGACCTCGCCGCCGAGGGCTACCTGCGGACGGCGCAGGGCGCCCCGACCCGGGTCGCGACGGCGGGCGCGCTGCCCGCGTCGCCGCCGAGGCCCGTCCCGCGCGACCCGGCGCCGCGCTGGGATCTGCGCCCCGGCAGGCCGAACCTGTCCGCGTTCCCCCGGTCCGCCTGGCTGGCGGCCACCCGCCGGGCCCTGCACCGGGCACCGATGACGGCGTTCGACTACACGGCCGAATCCGGCGCCGCGGAACTGCGGGAGACGCTCGCCGCGTATCTCGCCCGCAGCCGCGGCGTGATCGCCGACCCCGCCCGCATCCTGGTGTGTTCCGGGTTCTCGCACGCGATCGCGATCCTGGCGCGGGTCCTGCACGCGCGCGGCGCGGACGAGATCGCGTTCGAGAACCCGTCGCTGCACATCTACCGGAACATCGCCGCCGCCAACGGTCCCCGCGTGGTCGGTGTCCCCGTCGACGACCACGGGATCACGGTGTCCGCTTTGGACAGTCCGGCGGTGGTGGTCACCCCGGCACACCAGTACCCGCTGGGCGTCACACTCGCCCCGCGGCGACGGGCGGAACTCACCCGGTGGGCGGAGGAAACCGGCGCCGTCGTCATCGAGGACGACTACGACGGCGAGTTCCGGTTCGACCACCAGCAGGTCGGTGCGTTGCAGGCGCTGGCACCGGAACGGGTCGTGTACGTGGGCACGACGAGCAAGACGCTCGCGCCGTCGCTCCGGCTGGGGTGGATGGTGCTGCCGCGCTTCCTGGTCGAACCGGTGCGCACGGCGCTGGCCGAGAGCGGGGCGCGGCCGGCGTTGCTGGACCAGCTGGCGTTGGCCGAACTGATCGAATCGGGCGCCTACGACCAGCACATCCGCCGGTGCCGTGTCGAGTACCGCTCCCGGCGGGACAGGCTGCTCGCGGCCTTACCGGATTCCGTGCTGCCGCAAGGGATCTCCGCCGGGCTGCATCTGGTGCTCCAGTTCCCCGGCGAGCTCCCGAAGGAGATGGAGGTGCTGGCCGCCTGCCGCCGTCGCGCGATCGGGCTCGAAGGGCTCAGCGGTCACTGGATCGGCGAGCCGCAGCGCGAAGGGCTCATCATCGGGTACGGCGCCGCCGCGAAGCACGCTTTCGGCGGCGCCACCCAGGCCTTGCGCGAGGCCATCTTCGAAGTCACCTAG
- a CDS encoding chromosome segregation protein, which produces MPLGAGFDVAKRGYSRAQVDEHLERLDADLKMLTADRDAAIGQAGDLARQLEIARGEIADLRGQVDRLAQPPTSVEGLSERLQRMLRLAQDEAADTKARAEAEAGHIRAKAETDASAMRARYEQLLNELDLRRKEMEAEHRGVLEKARAEAKDITDKAKAERDKLDAESQQRRTQVEEDFEIAMASRRTEAMHALAEQEAASKAEAARRVREATEDAAAIRAKVLEEETAAKADIERRQRESVADANKRKQDSITEANARLAEAADEARRRVRQATEESNRRITQATERVEALRKVRSSLAEQVRSARTALAEATHVLGDEPHVPADLKAKPSPDSEATVQLRTADVPKATSGAKPSPRPAAAQKPTGE; this is translated from the coding sequence GTGCCGCTGGGAGCCGGCTTCGACGTGGCGAAGCGCGGTTACAGCCGTGCGCAGGTCGACGAACATCTCGAACGGCTGGACGCCGATCTGAAGATGCTCACCGCCGATCGCGATGCCGCCATCGGACAGGCGGGCGACCTGGCACGGCAGCTGGAGATCGCACGCGGCGAGATCGCGGACCTGCGCGGACAGGTCGACAGGCTCGCCCAGCCGCCGACGAGTGTCGAAGGCCTTTCCGAGCGCCTGCAGCGAATGTTGCGGCTCGCGCAGGACGAGGCCGCCGACACCAAGGCGCGCGCGGAAGCCGAAGCCGGGCACATCCGGGCCAAGGCGGAGACCGACGCGAGCGCCATGCGGGCGCGCTACGAGCAGCTGCTCAACGAGCTCGACCTCCGTCGCAAGGAGATGGAGGCCGAGCACCGCGGCGTGCTCGAGAAGGCCCGCGCCGAGGCCAAGGACATCACCGACAAGGCGAAGGCCGAGCGCGACAAGCTCGACGCCGAATCGCAGCAGCGCCGCACCCAGGTCGAAGAGGACTTCGAGATCGCGATGGCGTCGCGGCGCACCGAGGCCATGCACGCGCTGGCCGAGCAGGAGGCCGCGAGCAAGGCCGAGGCCGCCCGCCGCGTCCGCGAGGCCACCGAGGACGCCGCCGCCATCCGCGCGAAGGTGCTCGAAGAGGAGACGGCGGCCAAGGCCGACATCGAGCGCCGTCAGCGCGAGTCCGTCGCCGACGCCAACAAGCGCAAGCAGGACTCGATCACCGAGGCCAACGCCCGGCTCGCCGAGGCGGCCGACGAGGCACGCCGCCGCGTCCGGCAGGCCACCGAAGAGTCCAACCGGCGGATCACCCAGGCCACCGAACGGGTCGAAGCGCTCCGCAAGGTGCGCTCCAGCCTGGCCGAGCAGGTCCGCTCCGCGCGGACCGCGCTCGCCGAGGCGACGCACGTGCTCGGCGACGAGCCGCATGTCCCGGCGGACCTGAAGGCGAAGCCGTCGCCCGACTCCGAAGCCACCGTGCAGCTCCGGACGGCCGATGTGCCGAAGGCCACATCCGGCGCGAAGCCTTCACCGCGACCTGCGGCAGCGCAGAAACCGACTGGCGAGTAA
- a CDS encoding carboxymuconolactone decarboxylase family protein produces MTERIHVGKRVPEIYQAMAKLQAEVEKAAANAGVDQKILELVKMRSSQINHCAFCLDMHSHDALQMGESPRRLFVLQGWRETELFTEQERAALALTEAITNVATLHDVPDDVYEEATRVFTEEQYRAIVWEAIAINSWNRMCVTSHAPLPERAE; encoded by the coding sequence ATGACCGAGCGAATCCACGTGGGCAAACGAGTGCCCGAGATCTACCAGGCCATGGCGAAGCTGCAGGCCGAAGTCGAGAAGGCCGCCGCCAACGCCGGTGTCGACCAGAAGATCCTCGAACTGGTGAAGATGCGGTCTTCACAGATCAACCACTGCGCGTTCTGCCTCGACATGCACTCCCACGACGCGTTGCAGATGGGCGAGTCGCCCCGGCGGCTGTTCGTGCTCCAGGGCTGGCGCGAGACCGAGCTGTTCACCGAGCAGGAGCGCGCCGCGCTCGCGCTCACCGAGGCGATCACCAATGTCGCGACCCTGCACGACGTCCCGGACGACGTCTACGAAGAGGCCACCCGCGTCTTCACCGAGGAGCAGTACCGCGCCATCGTCTGGGAGGCCATCGCGATCAACAGCTGGAACCGGATGTGCGTGACCAGCCACGCGCCGCTGCCCGAGCGCGCCGAATGA
- a CDS encoding TetR/AcrR family transcriptional regulator, with translation MKEDSAKQRILRAAEALFAESGFDATPTSRIAERAGVPKGLVHYYFRRKSDLLAALVAELPDARIEPAVVVVPGDLAGSLRGLVVELDRRFNRSLALSHLLWREADTHRAVRDALADRFQQLVRQVKAVIVAATGGKVALADVDSASGLLARAVSHRHATARHTEDGDPAEIDREVLFIASALTRGQ, from the coding sequence GTGAAAGAGGATTCGGCGAAACAGCGCATCCTGCGAGCCGCGGAGGCGCTTTTCGCCGAATCCGGTTTCGACGCCACGCCCACTTCGCGGATCGCGGAGCGGGCGGGCGTGCCGAAGGGCCTCGTGCACTACTACTTCCGGCGTAAGTCGGATCTGCTGGCCGCGCTGGTCGCCGAACTGCCCGACGCCCGGATCGAACCGGCCGTCGTGGTGGTCCCCGGCGACCTCGCGGGCAGCCTGCGCGGCCTCGTCGTGGAGCTCGACAGGCGGTTCAACCGGTCCTTGGCGTTGTCACACCTGCTGTGGCGCGAGGCCGACACGCACCGCGCGGTCCGCGACGCGCTGGCCGATCGTTTCCAGCAGCTCGTCCGGCAGGTGAAGGCCGTGATCGTCGCCGCGACGGGCGGCAAGGTCGCGCTCGCCGACGTCGATTCGGCGTCGGGACTGCTCGCGCGGGCGGTCAGCCACCGGCACGCGACGGCGCGGCACACCGAAGACGGGGACCCCGCCGAGATCGACCGCGAGGTCCTCTTCATCGCCTCAGCGTTGACGCGCGGTCAGTGA
- a CDS encoding SPW repeat protein: protein MNEPTTRPWTRPHDWAEVVIGVVVALSPLWMTTDNTAMWTLVVLGALVALDGLASLAMPGMVYGEGIQIVLGALLFISPWVMGYADFMGASWTAWIGGVLTVVAGAAAMPIAQATHKTAGQH, encoded by the coding sequence ATGAACGAACCCACGACGCGCCCTTGGACCCGTCCCCATGACTGGGCGGAGGTGGTCATCGGTGTCGTCGTCGCTCTTTCACCCCTCTGGATGACCACGGACAACACCGCCATGTGGACGCTCGTCGTCCTCGGCGCGCTGGTCGCCCTCGACGGTCTCGCGTCGCTTGCGATGCCTGGCATGGTCTACGGCGAAGGCATCCAGATCGTTCTGGGCGCGCTGCTGTTCATTTCGCCCTGGGTGATGGGATACGCCGACTTCATGGGCGCGTCCTGGACCGCTTGGATCGGTGGCGTCCTGACCGTGGTGGCCGGGGCGGCGGCGATGCCGATCGCCCAGGCGACGCACAAGACGGCGGGACAGCACTGA
- the meaB gene encoding methylmalonyl Co-A mutase-associated GTPase MeaB, with product MPVQLDIDELVGRARDGVPRAIARLLSLVEDAHPRLPEVAAKLTPHTGTARVVGLTGPPGVGKSTSTSALLTALRAKGLRVGVLAIDPSSPFSGGALLGDRIRMTEHATDPGVFIRSMATRGHLGGLSWATPQAVRVLDAAGFDVVLIETVGVGQSEVDVVKLADTTVVLLAPGMGDGIQAAKAGVLEIADVFVVNKADREGADATVHDLKQMISLVRREIRGPSWRQPIVRTVASRGEGVDDVVRALDEHHDWLVRRDELPRRRAARARDEVEAIAVQRLRAEIVDLRSGDRLTELAERVVTRKLDPFAAADELIADLRGS from the coding sequence TTGCCGGTACAGCTGGACATCGACGAACTGGTCGGTCGCGCGCGGGATGGCGTCCCCCGCGCGATCGCCCGGTTGCTGTCGCTGGTCGAGGACGCCCATCCGCGGTTGCCCGAGGTCGCGGCGAAGCTGACACCGCACACCGGCACCGCGCGGGTCGTCGGCCTGACCGGGCCGCCCGGTGTCGGCAAGTCGACATCGACTTCGGCGTTGCTCACGGCTCTGCGGGCCAAGGGTCTGCGCGTCGGCGTGCTGGCGATCGACCCGTCTTCGCCGTTCTCCGGCGGAGCGCTGCTCGGCGACCGGATCCGGATGACCGAACACGCCACCGATCCCGGCGTGTTCATCCGTTCGATGGCCACGCGCGGCCATCTCGGCGGGCTGTCGTGGGCGACTCCGCAGGCGGTCCGGGTGCTCGACGCGGCCGGGTTCGACGTCGTGCTGATCGAGACCGTCGGCGTCGGCCAGTCCGAAGTGGACGTCGTGAAACTGGCCGACACCACGGTGGTCCTGCTCGCGCCGGGGATGGGCGACGGGATCCAGGCGGCCAAGGCCGGCGTGCTGGAGATCGCGGACGTGTTCGTGGTCAACAAGGCCGACCGCGAGGGCGCGGACGCGACCGTGCACGACCTCAAGCAGATGATCTCCTTGGTGCGCCGGGAGATCCGCGGCCCGAGCTGGCGTCAGCCGATCGTGCGAACGGTGGCCTCGCGCGGCGAAGGCGTCGACGACGTCGTCCGCGCGCTCGACGAACACCACGATTGGCTGGTCCGGCGCGACGAGCTGCCCCGCCGCCGTGCGGCGCGGGCCCGGGACGAGGTCGAAGCGATCGCCGTGCAGCGGCTGCGCGCGGAAATCGTCGACCTGCGCTCCGGGGACCGGCTCACCGAATTGGCCGAACGCGTGGTCACGCGGAAACTCGACCCGTTCGCGGCGGCCGACGAACTCATCGCGGACCTTCGCGGCTCGTGA
- a CDS encoding universal stress protein — protein sequence MAAYRTVVVGTDGSDSSFAAVDRAASVAGDSGATLVIVCAYYPANKGDVEKAQDVLGDEAYQVVGSAPAEDTLLSARDRAAKAGAKNIDTAAVVGDPVDSLRKVVAERSADLLVVGNRGLNTLAGRILGSVPSEVARKSGVDVLIVHTT from the coding sequence ATGGCTGCATATCGGACCGTGGTCGTGGGCACGGACGGCTCGGATTCTTCGTTCGCCGCGGTCGACCGGGCGGCGAGCGTCGCCGGGGATTCCGGAGCGACCCTGGTCATCGTGTGCGCCTACTACCCCGCCAACAAGGGCGACGTGGAGAAGGCGCAGGACGTCCTCGGTGACGAGGCGTACCAGGTGGTGGGCTCGGCTCCGGCCGAGGACACCCTCCTGTCCGCCCGCGACCGGGCGGCGAAGGCCGGCGCCAAGAACATCGACACCGCCGCGGTCGTCGGCGACCCGGTCGACTCGCTGCGCAAGGTCGTCGCCGAACGCTCCGCGGACCTGCTGGTGGTCGGCAACCGTGGCCTGAACACGCTCGCGGGCCGCATCCTCGGCTCCGTGCCGTCCGAAGTCGCGCGGAAGTCCGGGGTGGACGTGCTCATCGTCCACACCACCTGA
- the ccrA gene encoding crotonyl-CoA carboxylase/reductase, whose protein sequence is MSQLGEIQQAILNDDLGAVASLDVPETYRGVTVHKDEAGMFEGLESRDKDPRKSLHVDEVPTPELGPGEALVAVMASAINYNTVWTSIFEPISTFKFLERYGRLSPLAKRHDLPYHVVGSDLSGVVLRTGAGVHNWKPGDEVVAHCLNVELEGPDGHNDTMLDSEQRIWGFETNFGGLAEIALVKSNQLMPKPDHLTWEEAASPGLVNSTAYRQLVSRNGADMKQGDVVLIWGASGGLGSYATQYALNGGAIPVCVVSSPEKAEICRKLGAELIIDRNAEGYKFWKDENNQDPKEWQRFGKKIRELTGGEDPDIVFEHPGRETFGASVYAARKGGTIVTCASTSGYMHQYDNRYLWMNLKRIVGSHFANYRESWEANRLIAKGLIHPTLSKTYALEDTGQAALDVHRNAHQGKVGVLALAPEEGLGVRNHELREKHIDGINAFRNV, encoded by the coding sequence ATGTCGCAGCTCGGCGAGATCCAGCAGGCCATTCTGAACGATGACCTCGGCGCCGTGGCGTCGCTCGACGTGCCGGAGACCTATCGCGGGGTGACCGTGCACAAGGACGAGGCCGGCATGTTCGAAGGCCTCGAAAGCCGGGACAAGGACCCGCGCAAGTCGCTGCACGTGGACGAGGTCCCGACGCCGGAGCTCGGCCCCGGCGAGGCGCTGGTCGCGGTCATGGCGAGCGCGATCAACTACAACACCGTCTGGACCTCGATCTTCGAGCCGATCTCGACGTTCAAGTTCCTGGAGCGCTACGGGCGGCTTTCGCCGCTGGCCAAGCGCCACGACCTGCCGTACCACGTCGTCGGCTCGGACCTGTCCGGCGTCGTGCTGCGCACCGGCGCCGGCGTGCACAACTGGAAGCCGGGCGACGAGGTCGTCGCGCACTGCCTCAACGTGGAACTCGAAGGCCCGGACGGGCACAACGACACGATGCTCGACTCCGAGCAGCGCATCTGGGGTTTCGAGACGAACTTCGGCGGGCTCGCCGAGATCGCGCTCGTGAAGTCGAACCAGCTGATGCCGAAGCCGGACCACCTCACCTGGGAAGAGGCCGCCTCCCCCGGCCTGGTGAACTCCACGGCCTACCGCCAGCTGGTCTCGCGTAACGGCGCCGACATGAAGCAGGGCGACGTCGTGCTGATCTGGGGTGCTTCGGGCGGCCTCGGCTCCTACGCGACGCAGTACGCGCTCAACGGCGGCGCCATCCCGGTGTGCGTGGTCTCCAGCCCCGAAAAGGCGGAGATCTGCCGGAAGCTGGGCGCGGAGCTGATCATCGACCGCAACGCCGAGGGCTACAAGTTCTGGAAGGACGAAAACAACCAGGACCCGAAGGAGTGGCAGCGGTTCGGCAAGAAGATCCGCGAGCTGACCGGCGGCGAGGACCCGGACATCGTCTTCGAGCACCCTGGCCGCGAGACGTTCGGCGCGTCGGTCTACGCCGCCCGCAAGGGCGGCACGATCGTCACGTGCGCGTCGACGTCGGGCTACATGCACCAGTACGACAACCGTTACCTGTGGATGAACCTGAAGCGGATCGTCGGCAGCCACTTCGCGAACTACCGCGAATCGTGGGAGGCGAACCGGCTGATCGCGAAAGGTCTGATCCACCCGACGCTGTCGAAGACGTACGCGCTCGAGGACACCGGGCAGGCCGCGCTGGACGTCCACCGCAACGCGCATCAGGGCAAGGTCGGCGTGCTCGCCCTTGCGCCGGAAGAAGGTCTGGGCGTCCGCAACCACGAGCTGCGCGAAAAGCACATCGACGGGATCAACGCGTTCCGGAACGTTTAG
- the mce gene encoding methylmalonyl-CoA epimerase, with protein sequence MNQALKPFVTAIDHVGIAVPDLDAAIAFHAEHFGLEVAHEEINEEQGVREAMLRAPGTAGTETAIQLLAPLRDDSAIGKFLAKSGPGLQQLAYRVSDVDAAAAALRAQGLRLLYAEAKRGTSNSRVNFVHPKDAGGVLVELVEPAKDGH encoded by the coding sequence ATGAACCAGGCGCTGAAACCGTTCGTGACGGCCATCGACCACGTCGGCATCGCGGTACCCGATCTCGACGCCGCGATCGCCTTCCACGCCGAGCATTTCGGCCTGGAGGTCGCGCACGAGGAGATCAACGAGGAGCAGGGGGTCCGCGAGGCGATGCTGCGGGCGCCGGGCACCGCCGGGACCGAGACCGCGATCCAGCTCCTCGCGCCGCTGCGCGACGATTCCGCGATCGGCAAGTTCCTCGCGAAGAGCGGGCCGGGGCTGCAGCAGCTGGCGTATCGAGTGTCCGATGTGGACGCCGCGGCCGCGGCGCTGCGCGCACAGGGGCTGCGGCTGCTCTACGCCGAGGCGAAGCGGGGCACGTCCAACAGCCGGGTGAACTTCGTCCACCCCAAGGACGCCGGCGGAGTGCTCGTCGAGTTGGTGGAGCCCGCGAAGGACGGTCACTGA
- a CDS encoding peptidylprolyl isomerase, giving the protein MLAAGTGTASAEGAPPKVTKGPCQYTQTPDEPAARPVPLPPDPRHTPDRGKVAVQLKTNQGKIDLTLDRAKAPCTVQSFLHLAKHRFYDRTTCHRLTAYPTLKVLQCGDPSGTGEGGPGYKYKDELPVGLPPAPTDPTGERKVYSRGVLAMANAGPATNGSQFFVVYGDSALRPNYTIFGTVGHEGLETLDDVAAGGIKPTPENPAPVDGAPVLKTDILRARAWFC; this is encoded by the coding sequence ATGCTCGCGGCCGGCACTGGAACGGCGTCGGCGGAAGGCGCGCCGCCGAAGGTCACGAAGGGGCCGTGCCAGTACACGCAGACGCCGGACGAGCCGGCCGCGCGCCCGGTCCCGCTGCCGCCGGACCCCCGGCACACGCCGGACCGGGGCAAGGTCGCGGTGCAGCTGAAGACCAACCAGGGCAAGATCGATCTCACCCTCGATCGGGCGAAGGCGCCGTGCACGGTGCAGAGCTTCCTGCATCTGGCGAAGCACCGCTTCTACGACCGCACGACGTGTCACCGGCTGACCGCGTACCCGACGTTGAAGGTGCTGCAGTGCGGTGACCCGAGCGGCACCGGCGAGGGCGGCCCCGGCTACAAGTACAAGGACGAACTGCCCGTCGGCCTGCCGCCCGCGCCGACCGACCCGACCGGCGAGCGCAAGGTGTATTCGCGCGGTGTCCTCGCGATGGCCAACGCGGGCCCGGCGACGAACGGGAGCCAGTTCTTCGTGGTGTACGGCGACTCCGCGCTGCGCCCGAACTACACGATCTTCGGCACCGTCGGTCACGAAGGTCTCGAAACCCTCGACGACGTCGCCGCCGGTGGCATCAAGCCGACCCCGGAGAACCCCGCCCCGGTCGACGGCGCGCCCGTCCTGAAGACCGACATCCTCCGTGCCCGTGCCTGGTTCTGCTGA
- a CDS encoding acetyl-CoA C-acetyltransferase, translating into MSGSVILGAARTPIGRLLGSLKDFSGAQLGGFAIKAALEQAGVSPDAVQYTIMGQVLTAGAGQIPARQAAVAAGIPMSVPALTINKVCLSGLDAIALADQLIRAGEFDLIVAGGQESMTQSPHLLPKSRAGFKYGDTTLVDHMAYDGLFCAFDQVAMGSSTEKYNSRYGITREQQDEFSARSHQRAAAAIAEGRFDAEIAPVSIPQRKGDPVVFSQDEGVRADTTAEGLAKLRPAFASDGTITAGSASQISDGAAAVIVASRAKAEELGLTPLAEIGAHGVVAGPDASLHEQPSNAILAALAKEKLTADALDLIEINEAFAAVGLVSADKLGVSADKVNVDGGAIALGHPIGASGARLAVHLVHELRRRGGGLGAAALCGGGGQGDALLLRVP; encoded by the coding sequence GTGTCCGGTTCCGTGATCCTGGGTGCCGCCCGTACACCGATCGGGCGATTGCTCGGTTCCCTGAAGGATTTCTCGGGCGCACAACTCGGCGGATTCGCCATCAAGGCGGCGCTGGAGCAGGCCGGTGTCTCCCCGGACGCGGTCCAGTACACGATCATGGGCCAGGTGCTCACCGCCGGCGCGGGCCAGATCCCGGCCCGGCAGGCCGCGGTCGCCGCCGGTATCCCGATGAGTGTCCCGGCGCTGACCATCAACAAGGTCTGCCTCTCCGGTCTCGACGCCATCGCGCTGGCCGACCAGCTCATCCGCGCGGGTGAGTTCGACCTGATCGTGGCCGGTGGCCAGGAATCGATGACCCAGTCGCCGCATCTGCTGCCGAAGTCCCGCGCGGGCTTCAAGTACGGCGACACCACGCTCGTCGACCACATGGCCTACGACGGTCTGTTCTGCGCCTTCGACCAGGTCGCCATGGGCTCGTCGACGGAGAAGTACAACAGCCGCTACGGGATCACCCGCGAGCAGCAGGACGAGTTCTCCGCGCGTTCGCACCAGCGCGCCGCCGCCGCGATCGCCGAAGGCCGCTTCGACGCCGAGATCGCGCCGGTGTCGATCCCGCAGCGCAAGGGCGACCCGGTCGTCTTCTCGCAGGACGAAGGCGTCCGCGCCGACACCACCGCCGAAGGCCTCGCGAAGCTGCGTCCCGCCTTCGCCTCCGACGGCACCATCACCGCCGGCTCGGCTTCGCAGATCTCCGACGGCGCGGCCGCGGTCATCGTCGCGAGCAGGGCCAAGGCCGAGGAGCTGGGCCTGACCCCGCTCGCCGAGATCGGCGCGCACGGTGTGGTCGCCGGTCCGGACGCCAGCCTGCACGAGCAGCCGTCGAACGCGATCCTGGCCGCGCTGGCCAAGGAGAAGCTGACTGCGGACGCGCTCGACCTGATCGAGATCAACGAGGCCTTCGCCGCCGTCGGGCTGGTCTCCGCCGACAAGCTCGGCGTCAGCGCGGACAAGGTGAACGTCGACGGCGGTGCCATCGCGCTCGGTCACCCGATCGGCGCGTCCGGCGCGCGGCTCGCCGTGCACCTGGTCCACGAGCTCCGCCGTCGCGGCGGTGGCCTCGGCGCGGCCGCCCTCTGCGGCGGCGGCGGTCAGGGCGACGCGCTGCTCCTCCGGGTTCCGTAA
- a CDS encoding adenylate/guanylate cyclase domain-containing protein: protein MPEPGEISPDALQQRLERILLGGKRKYTRLEVAEKAGVPEERSRRLWRALGFATVDDDEVVFTDADIEAIRTADQLMNSGLIDPSIELAVTRALGQHLSRLAEWQVHMLWTMITENKEIGSSERQIGRLVERLLPELEKVQEFVWRRHLAAYAGRAMALPDEDLEARTEVVGFVDMVGYTRLTRQVDEDELTDILDRFESVATEVIADHHGRIVKMIGDEVLFVADSAVDGAEIALALSERADADETLPSVRAGLASGRILSRFGDVYGSVVNLAARLTSTARPGTILVDKELAAELSEFPQFEIRTRRPVSVRGYNRLRPSSLRRARDRPSGMFASSQQLAAEMLGLADATPAPASAPVPEDVPDEVEDAAADSTPPRPRPKRRRRR from the coding sequence ATGCCCGAACCCGGCGAGATCTCGCCCGACGCGCTGCAACAGCGCCTCGAACGGATCCTGCTCGGCGGAAAACGCAAATACACCAGGCTCGAAGTCGCCGAGAAGGCAGGCGTTCCCGAGGAACGCTCTCGGCGGCTTTGGCGTGCGCTGGGCTTCGCGACCGTCGATGACGACGAGGTCGTCTTCACCGACGCCGACATCGAGGCGATCCGCACGGCGGACCAGCTGATGAACTCGGGCCTGATCGACCCGAGCATCGAGCTGGCCGTGACCCGCGCGCTGGGCCAGCACCTTTCGCGGCTCGCGGAATGGCAGGTCCACATGCTGTGGACGATGATCACCGAGAACAAGGAGATCGGCAGCAGCGAACGCCAGATCGGGCGGCTCGTCGAACGGCTGCTGCCCGAGCTGGAGAAGGTGCAGGAGTTCGTCTGGCGCCGCCACCTCGCGGCCTACGCCGGCCGGGCGATGGCCCTGCCCGACGAGGACCTCGAGGCCAGGACCGAAGTGGTCGGGTTCGTCGACATGGTCGGCTACACGCGGCTGACCAGGCAGGTCGACGAGGACGAGCTCACCGACATCCTCGACCGGTTCGAATCCGTCGCCACCGAGGTCATCGCCGATCACCACGGGCGGATCGTGAAGATGATCGGCGACGAGGTCCTGTTCGTCGCCGATTCCGCCGTCGACGGCGCCGAGATCGCCCTCGCCCTGTCCGAACGCGCCGACGCCGACGAGACCCTGCCCTCCGTGCGCGCCGGCCTGGCTTCGGGACGGATCCTCAGCCGGTTCGGCGACGTCTACGGCTCGGTCGTGAACCTCGCCGCCCGCCTCACCTCGACCGCGCGGCCGGGCACCATCCTGGTGGACAAGGAACTCGCCGCCGAGCTCTCGGAGTTCCCGCAGTTCGAGATCCGCACGCGGCGGCCGGTTTCGGTGCGGGGGTACAACCGGCTGCGGCCTTCGTCCCTGCGCCGGGCGCGGGACCGGCCTTCGGGCATGTTCGCGTCCTCGCAGCAGCTCGCGGCGGAGATGCTGGGGCTGGCCGACGCCACTCCGGCTCCGGCCTCCGCTCCCGTGCCGGAAGACGTCCCGGACGAGGTCGAGGACGCCGCCGCGGACTCGACGCCGCCCCGGCCTCGGCCCAAGCGGCGCCGTCGTCGCTGA